From the genome of Prevotella herbatica, one region includes:
- the asnS gene encoding asparagine--tRNA ligase: MKRTKVIDALKSVEYGKDINVKGWVRSHRSSKAVDFIALNDGSTINSIQIVVDPSVMDEEQLKSITTGACIGVDGIVVESQGTGQTVEIQCKNIVIYGLCPSDYPMQKKGQSFEYMRKYAHLRLRTNTFGAVFRIRHNMAIAVHKYFHDHGFFYFNTPLITASDCEGAGEMFQVTTKNLYNLEKDEDGKIKYDDDFFGKMTSLTVSGQLEGELGATALGSIYTFGPTFRAENSNTPRHLAEFWMIEPEVAFLEQEGLMDLEEDFIKYCIRWALDNCKDDLAFLNNMIDKGLIERLEGVLKQDFVRLPYTEGIKILEEAVAKGHKFENPVSWGIDLASEHERFLVEEHFKKPVIMTDYPKEIKAFYMKINEDDKTVQGTDVLFPQIGEIIGGSVREENYDKLVGEIERRQIPMKDMWWYLDTRKYGSCPHAGFGLGFERLILFVTGMQNIRDVIPFPRTPKTAEF, from the coding sequence ATGAAAAGAACAAAAGTTATCGATGCCCTCAAAAGCGTCGAATATGGCAAAGACATTAACGTAAAAGGATGGGTTCGTTCTCATCGTAGTAGCAAAGCTGTTGATTTCATTGCGCTCAACGACGGTTCTACCATTAACAGTATTCAGATAGTTGTTGATCCATCTGTAATGGATGAAGAGCAGCTAAAAAGCATCACAACAGGTGCCTGCATCGGTGTTGATGGCATTGTCGTGGAGAGTCAGGGGACCGGACAAACTGTAGAAATTCAGTGTAAGAACATTGTAATCTATGGTCTTTGTCCATCAGACTACCCTATGCAGAAGAAGGGACAGAGTTTTGAATATATGCGCAAGTATGCTCACTTGCGTCTGCGTACAAATACATTTGGCGCTGTATTCAGAATTCGTCATAATATGGCAATAGCTGTACATAAATATTTCCATGATCATGGATTCTTCTATTTCAACACTCCTCTTATCACAGCAAGTGATTGTGAGGGTGCTGGTGAGATGTTTCAGGTTACTACAAAGAACCTGTACAATCTTGAGAAGGATGAAGATGGTAAAATCAAATACGATGATGATTTCTTCGGTAAGATGACTTCACTCACTGTATCTGGTCAGCTTGAAGGTGAACTTGGTGCAACAGCTTTGGGATCTATCTATACATTTGGTCCTACATTCCGTGCTGAGAACAGTAACACTCCTCGTCACTTGGCTGAGTTCTGGATGATTGAGCCAGAGGTTGCCTTCCTTGAACAGGAAGGACTTATGGATCTTGAGGAAGATTTCATAAAGTATTGTATACGTTGGGCTCTTGATAATTGCAAGGATGACTTGGCATTCCTTAACAATATGATTGATAAGGGACTTATTGAGAGACTTGAAGGTGTGCTGAAGCAGGACTTCGTACGTCTTCCTTATACAGAAGGTATAAAGATTCTTGAAGAGGCAGTCGCTAAGGGACATAAGTTTGAAAATCCTGTTTCTTGGGGTATTGACCTTGCCAGTGAGCATGAGCGTTTCCTTGTTGAAGAGCATTTTAAGAAGCCTGTCATCATGACAGATTATCCTAAGGAGATCAAGGCTTTCTATATGAAGATTAATGAGGATGACAAGACTGTTCAGGGTACTGACGTCCTTTTCCCACAGATTGGTGAGATAATCGGTGGTTCTGTACGTGAGGAGAACTATGATAAGTTGGTAGGTGAAATAGAGCGCAGACAGATTCCTATGAAGGACATGTGGTGGTATCTTGATACTCGTAAGTATGGAAGTTGCCCTCATGCTGGTTTCGGATTAGGTTTCGAACGTCTTATTCTATTTGTTACAGGAATGCAGAACATCCGTGATGTGATTCCATTCCCTCGTACCCCAAAAACTGCAGAATTCTAA
- the trpS gene encoding tryptophan--tRNA ligase, with translation MGKIILTGDRPTGKLHLGHYVGSLRRRVQLQESGDFERMFVFMADVQALTDNADNPEKIRQNIIEVALDYLSAGLNPTKCTLFIQSQIPELAELTTYLMNLVSVSRVQRNPTVKTEIKMRNFEANLPMGFFCYPVSQAADITAFKATTVPAGEDQEPMIEITRELARRFNQTYGEVLVEPNIMLPENATSRRLPGTDGKEKMSKSLGNCIYLSDDADTVWKKVKGMYTDPTHLNLSDPGHVEGNAVFTYLDAFSTDQDFADFWPEYSNLDALKDAYTHGGVGDMKCKKLLNSVINRMLDPIRERRHEFEQDIPEIFNVLKKGSDEARAAAAQTMDEVRKAMQIDYFNDAALIKQQTDKYKK, from the coding sequence ATGGGAAAAATAATACTAACTGGTGACCGTCCTACAGGAAAGCTCCATCTTGGACATTATGTAGGCAGTCTCCGTCGTCGAGTTCAACTTCAGGAATCAGGTGATTTCGAGCGCATGTTTGTTTTTATGGCTGATGTTCAGGCACTGACAGATAATGCTGATAATCCTGAAAAGATTCGTCAGAATATCATTGAAGTTGCTCTTGACTATTTGTCTGCGGGACTAAATCCAACGAAGTGCACTTTGTTTATTCAGAGTCAGATTCCTGAATTGGCTGAACTTACAACTTACTTGATGAATCTTGTCAGTGTATCTCGTGTACAGCGCAATCCAACTGTGAAGACTGAAATTAAAATGCGTAATTTCGAAGCCAATCTTCCTATGGGGTTCTTTTGCTATCCTGTTTCACAGGCTGCTGATATTACAGCATTTAAGGCAACAACTGTTCCTGCTGGTGAAGATCAAGAACCAATGATAGAGATTACTCGTGAACTTGCACGTCGTTTTAATCAGACTTATGGTGAGGTTTTGGTTGAGCCAAACATCATGTTACCAGAGAATGCTACATCTCGTCGTCTTCCTGGTACTGATGGTAAGGAGAAGATGAGTAAGAGTCTTGGTAACTGTATTTATCTTAGTGATGATGCCGATACTGTTTGGAAGAAAGTTAAGGGAATGTACACAGACCCTACTCATCTCAATCTAAGCGATCCTGGACATGTAGAAGGAAATGCTGTATTCACATATCTTGATGCATTCTCAACTGATCAGGATTTTGCTGATTTTTGGCCAGAGTACAGTAATCTTGATGCACTAAAAGATGCTTACACCCATGGTGGAGTAGGCGATATGAAGTGTAAGAAGTTGCTGAATAGTGTAATCAATCGTATGCTTGATCCTATTCGTGAGCGTCGTCATGAGTTTGAACAGGATATTCCTGAGATTTTTAATGTCCTCAAAAAGGGTAGTGATGAGGCTCGTGCCGCTGCTGCACAGACTATGGACGAAGTCAGAAAGGCAATGCAGATTGATTACTTCAATGATGCTGCTTTGATCAAGCAACAGACAGATAAGTATAAGAAGTAA
- a CDS encoding CvfB family protein, which produces MSIEIKLGEYNLLRVKEEARREGFGEVFGIYLDAGREGEILMPLKYVPEGTKPGDEIECFVYLDQDERPIATTEKPLAKVGDFAFLECSWVNEYGAFLNWGLTKDIFCPFREQKKRMEIGDSYIVHIHIDEDSYRIVASAKIEHYLKETDSTCELTRGSETDILIWQKTDLGFKVIVDNTYPGLIYEDQIFKYVHTGDRMKAYVSNMRPDGKIDLTLQPLGIAAAEDFSTTLLDYIKNNYGHCTFNDKSDPEEIKRQFHVSKKVFKKAIGDLYKKKLITLTNDGIHLA; this is translated from the coding sequence ATGTCAATAGAAATAAAACTTGGAGAATACAATCTCCTACGTGTAAAAGAAGAAGCACGCCGTGAAGGTTTCGGAGAGGTTTTCGGAATATATCTTGACGCTGGTCGCGAGGGAGAAATTCTTATGCCACTGAAATATGTACCAGAAGGAACAAAACCTGGTGACGAGATAGAATGCTTCGTATATCTTGATCAAGACGAAAGACCTATCGCTACAACAGAAAAGCCTTTGGCTAAAGTTGGTGATTTCGCTTTTCTGGAATGTTCATGGGTAAATGAATACGGAGCTTTTCTTAACTGGGGACTAACAAAAGATATTTTCTGCCCGTTCAGAGAGCAGAAAAAGCGTATGGAAATTGGTGATAGTTATATCGTTCACATACATATTGACGAAGATAGCTACCGTATTGTTGCCAGTGCAAAGATTGAACATTATCTGAAAGAGACCGACAGTACGTGCGAACTAACAAGAGGTTCTGAAACTGACATTCTTATATGGCAGAAGACTGACTTAGGTTTCAAGGTTATCGTGGACAACACATATCCTGGACTGATTTATGAAGATCAGATATTCAAGTATGTACACACCGGTGACCGCATGAAGGCATACGTGAGCAACATGCGTCCTGACGGAAAAATAGATCTTACTTTACAACCTTTAGGTATTGCTGCAGCAGAAGACTTTTCAACTACATTACTTGACTACATTAAAAATAATTATGGTCACTGCACTTTCAACGACAAGAGCGATCCTGAAGAAATAAAGCGCCAGTTCCACGTAAGTAAAAAGGTATTCAAGAAGGCTATCGGTGACCTTTATAAGAAGAAGCTAATAACATTAACCAACGACGGCATTCATCTTGCATAA
- a CDS encoding ABC transporter ATP-binding protein, producing the protein MIDIKGITKSFGSLQVLKGIDLHIKKGEIVSIVGPSGAGKTTLLQIIGTLDKPNKGSITIDGVDINTLSTKKLSDFRNKHIGFVFQFHQLLPEFSALENIMIPAYIAGKSNKEAMKRANELLDFMGLSDRANHKPAELSGGEKQRVAVARALINNPAVILADEPSGSLDSKNKTELHQLFFDLRDKFGQTFVIVTHDEGLAEITDRTIHMKDGLLDDQENVENTESITI; encoded by the coding sequence ATGATAGATATCAAAGGCATAACAAAAAGTTTTGGAAGCCTACAAGTATTAAAAGGTATAGACTTGCATATTAAGAAAGGCGAAATAGTAAGTATTGTTGGACCGTCTGGTGCAGGAAAGACTACTCTATTGCAGATTATCGGCACGCTTGACAAGCCCAACAAAGGTTCTATCACTATTGACGGCGTTGACATAAACACTTTATCAACAAAAAAGCTTAGCGACTTCAGAAACAAGCATATAGGTTTCGTATTTCAGTTTCACCAACTTCTGCCAGAGTTCTCTGCTCTTGAAAATATTATGATTCCGGCATATATAGCTGGAAAAAGCAACAAAGAAGCAATGAAGAGAGCTAACGAACTTCTTGATTTCATGGGACTGAGCGACAGGGCTAACCATAAACCTGCCGAGTTATCAGGAGGTGAAAAGCAACGCGTAGCTGTGGCAAGAGCTTTGATAAATAATCCTGCCGTTATCCTTGCTGACGAACCATCTGGTAGCTTGGACTCAAAAAACAAAACAGAACTACATCAGTTGTTTTTCGACTTGAGAGATAAATTCGGCCAGACTTTCGTCATCGTAACTCACGATGAAGGACTTGCTGAAATCACTGACCGCACAATACACATGAAAGACGGATTGTTGGATGATCAAGAGAATGTGGAGAATACCGAGAGTATAACCATTTAA
- a CDS encoding cation:proton antiporter, producing the protein MQNISQYLPITDPTWIFFIVLCIILFAPILMGKLRIPHLIGMILAGVIIGPHGFNILSHDSSFELFGKVGLYYIMFLAGLEMNMADFKKNRIKTSTHGILAFAIPMIIGFALNTSLLKYGVLTSILLASMYASHTLIAYPIVLRYGVSQQRSVTIAAGATAITDTLTLLVLAIVGGMFKGEVNGFFWFVLGIKLCIVFFIIIYFFPRIARYFFQRYEENVTQFIFVLAMTFLGAGMMAFIGMEGLLGAFLTGLVLNRYVPNISPLMTHLEFVGNALFIPYFLIGVGMLINVNIIFAGFGTIKVACLMIAVALSSKWLASLATQKLFNMKSIERELIYGLSNAQAGATLAAVLVGYNIILPNGQRLLNDDVLNGTIILILVTCIFSSFTTERAARKIALTNKNKINEDKTADDEKMLIPVEQKETANELVKIGIMIRNTKLNRGIIGLNVVLDDLNLTYNQEKGRNTLEYMEMTANAANVRMIVQSRIATNISNGISHAFKEYSASEIIMGMHECNGNYKNFWGTITQNLFSDISRQIMIVRCLQPINTLRRIQVAVPKKAEFEPGFYRWLERLARLAANLNCRIQFHGNRGTLSLINEYIQNRHSDVRAEYVAFEDWDELPKLAINVNDDHLFVVITARKGTVSYIPSFESLPEQLTRFFNSNSLMIIFPDQYGDASGMTFTKLQLSEEHSPYQFFRQWMIKNKNKN; encoded by the coding sequence ATGCAAAATATATCGCAATATCTACCGATAACAGATCCTACGTGGATATTCTTCATCGTCCTATGTATCATCCTGTTTGCTCCTATCCTAATGGGCAAATTGCGCATTCCTCATCTCATAGGTATGATTCTTGCAGGAGTTATCATCGGACCGCACGGTTTCAACATATTATCACACGACAGTTCGTTTGAATTGTTTGGCAAAGTTGGACTTTACTACATCATGTTTCTTGCAGGACTAGAGATGAACATGGCTGACTTTAAGAAAAACAGGATAAAGACATCGACACATGGTATTCTTGCTTTCGCAATACCGATGATTATAGGTTTTGCTCTTAATACGTCGCTACTAAAATACGGTGTTCTCACATCAATACTTCTTGCAAGTATGTATGCATCGCATACGCTCATAGCATATCCAATAGTATTAAGATATGGAGTTTCACAACAACGAAGTGTTACAATTGCTGCCGGGGCAACTGCTATTACAGACACATTGACATTGCTCGTTCTTGCCATTGTCGGTGGAATGTTCAAGGGAGAAGTTAATGGCTTTTTTTGGTTTGTACTGGGAATAAAACTCTGCATCGTATTCTTTATCATTATATATTTCTTCCCACGAATAGCAAGATACTTCTTTCAACGATACGAAGAGAACGTTACACAATTCATTTTCGTACTTGCAATGACATTTTTAGGAGCTGGAATGATGGCATTTATCGGGATGGAAGGATTACTCGGAGCATTTCTCACCGGTCTTGTATTGAACCGATATGTGCCAAACATATCTCCATTGATGACACACCTTGAATTTGTGGGCAACGCACTTTTCATTCCATATTTCCTTATTGGAGTCGGCATGTTGATTAATGTGAACATCATCTTTGCTGGATTTGGAACAATAAAGGTTGCATGCTTGATGATTGCCGTGGCTTTATCAAGTAAATGGCTTGCTTCACTAGCCACACAAAAGCTGTTTAATATGAAGAGCATTGAGCGTGAACTTATCTACGGCTTAAGTAACGCACAGGCAGGAGCAACCCTTGCAGCAGTGTTGGTGGGATACAATATTATTCTTCCTAACGGTCAAAGGCTGCTTAATGATGACGTTCTCAACGGTACTATCATTCTGATTCTTGTGACATGCATATTCAGTTCGTTTACCACAGAAAGAGCTGCACGCAAAATAGCACTTACAAACAAGAACAAGATTAACGAAGATAAGACTGCCGATGATGAGAAAATGCTTATTCCAGTGGAACAAAAGGAAACAGCCAATGAACTTGTAAAGATTGGCATAATGATAAGAAACACCAAACTTAACAGAGGAATAATTGGACTTAACGTAGTTCTTGACGACCTTAATCTGACATACAACCAAGAGAAAGGCAGAAACACGCTTGAGTATATGGAGATGACAGCCAATGCAGCTAACGTGAGAATGATTGTTCAAAGCAGAATTGCTACTAACATAAGCAACGGAATATCACATGCATTCAAAGAATATTCTGCATCAGAGATTATAATGGGTATGCACGAATGTAATGGAAACTACAAGAATTTCTGGGGAACTATAACACAAAACTTGTTTAGTGATATTTCAAGACAGATAATGATAGTTAGATGTCTGCAACCAATCAACACTCTCAGAAGAATACAGGTAGCAGTACCAAAGAAAGCTGAATTTGAACCCGGATTTTACAGATGGCTTGAGAGACTGGCAAGGCTGGCTGCAAACCTGAATTGCAGAATACAGTTTCACGGCAACAGAGGTACGCTTTCGCTGATTAACGAATACATACAAAATAGGCACTCTGACGTAAGAGCTGAATATGTAGCCTTTGAAGATTGGGACGAGCTACCTAAATTAGCAATTAATGTGAACGATGATCACCTGTTTGTTGTTATTACAGCTAGAAAAGGAACTGTATCATACATCCCATCATTTGAATCCCTGCCAGAACAACTTACCAGATTTTTCAACAGCAACAGTTTGATGATTATCTTCCCCGACCAATACGGGGACGCCTCAGGAATGACATTCACGAAACTGCAACTTTCTGAAGAACATAGTCCATACCAGTTTTTCAGACAATGGATGATAAAGAATAAAAACAAGAATTAA
- a CDS encoding aspartate-semialdehyde dehydrogenase: MKVAIVGASGAVGQEFLRILAERNFPMDELVLFGSKRSAGSKYNFKGKDYEVKLLQHNDDFKDVDIAFTSAGGGTSEEFADTITKYGAVMIDNSSAFRMENDVPLVVPEVNAEDALDRPRNIIANPNCTTIMMVVVLKPIEDISHIKKIHISSYQSASGAGAAAMAELQQQYKELVEDGEVKTINKFPHQLAYNVIPQIDKMTETDYTKEEMKMYNETRKIMHSDVRTSATCVRVSSLRSHSESVWFETEKPVDVAEIRKALEVAPGVTLVDDPQNYVYPMPLESAGKDDVYVGRVRKDLADDNGNTLWLTGDQIRKGAALNAVQIAEYLIKVGNIK, translated from the coding sequence ATGAAAGTAGCAATTGTTGGCGCAAGTGGAGCCGTGGGACAAGAATTCCTACGTATTCTTGCAGAAAGGAATTTCCCAATGGATGAACTAGTTTTATTTGGCTCTAAACGCAGTGCCGGAAGTAAATACAATTTTAAGGGAAAAGACTACGAGGTTAAACTTTTGCAGCATAATGATGATTTCAAGGATGTTGATATCGCATTTACATCTGCCGGTGGTGGAACTTCAGAGGAGTTTGCAGATACCATAACTAAATACGGTGCAGTGATGATTGATAATTCAAGTGCATTCCGTATGGAAAATGATGTTCCTTTGGTAGTGCCAGAGGTTAATGCTGAGGATGCTCTTGACAGACCACGCAATATTATTGCAAATCCAAACTGTACAACTATTATGATGGTTGTTGTGTTGAAGCCTATCGAGGACATCAGTCATATTAAGAAAATCCATATATCTAGTTATCAGAGTGCAAGTGGAGCCGGTGCAGCAGCAATGGCTGAACTCCAGCAGCAATATAAGGAATTGGTTGAGGATGGCGAAGTTAAGACTATTAATAAGTTCCCTCATCAGTTGGCTTACAACGTGATTCCACAGATTGACAAGATGACAGAGACTGACTATACAAAAGAAGAGATGAAAATGTATAACGAGACTCGTAAGATTATGCACAGCGATGTTCGCACCAGTGCCACTTGCGTACGTGTAAGTTCTCTTCGTTCTCATTCTGAAAGTGTATGGTTTGAAACAGAAAAACCTGTAGATGTTGCTGAAATACGTAAGGCTCTTGAGGTTGCTCCTGGAGTAACTCTTGTAGACGATCCACAGAACTATGTATATCCAATGCCACTTGAAAGTGCTGGAAAGGATGATGTTTATGTAGGTCGTGTTCGTAAGGACCTAGCCGATGATAATGGAAATACATTGTGGTTAACAGGTGATCAGATCCGTAAGGGTGCTGCCCTGAATGCTGTTCA